One Xiphophorus couchianus chromosome 1, X_couchianus-1.0, whole genome shotgun sequence genomic region harbors:
- the naca gene encoding nascent polypeptide-associated complex subunit alpha isoform X27, translated as MPGEATETVPVTEQEMQQPQAETAPPPAPASTQQPQVASGPAKAKGKDAKSGQGYSAPKAVPGRRKRSSMSASSSSPTSPKSTPSSTPRSPVVSPLTSPLASPLASSASSSPANRSAPKVVKAGKQGKAKKGEAFEPAPVQVDHKVPDVKERSEEPNLKKSMTTEAKAFPIETKSQPPPAFKVTPKPAVAAPISFSDAIASSPPKSGGKVASAKPVLLMVDDELPPLIPPEKLGKMQVSAPLVAKESTKPAMSPSEPSPKGAISAPPEVSKAKMGIEPKPLPVEAPKAAAPVKTVAQEVIKPSPTDSKAKSAAGKTGQDKPAAAVKPADETKLISNTGPKQVEDIKVAKPNAGVKSTPPEVTKQAPEKGAVVVNKAQSVDLKATAAEAPKQAKPIAAEAPKADSETPKLVKQTEGPKKAKATSTEAPRPAPEVAKQAATETSKQAKQAAPEALKQAAAEAPKQAKQVPKQAKQESPEAPKQDRKEAPEAPKQAKQAAPEAPKQAKQAAPEAPKQAKQAAPEAPKQAKQAAPEAPKQAKQAAPEAPKQAKQAAPEAPKQAKQAAPEAPKQAKQAAPEAPKQAKQAAPEAPKQAKQASPEAPKQANQEAPEAPKQAKQAASEAPKQAKQASPEAPKQAKQASPEAPKQAKQVAADAPKTSEASPLAKATAPDSAGQTKQAKPVEVPKQAKPTAAEAPKPATESPKPAKPKADEAPKQAKQTTEVPSKPALVEPIVPPPAPRKLTFAEAVAKPAPVKPDAEKISTAPSNHVISSKPAETPAKMESVIKDDNGSGTESDSDDSVPELEEQDSAQTQTQQAQLAAAAEIDEEPVSKAKQSRSEKKARKAMSKLGLRQVTGVTRVTIRKSKNILFVITKPDVYKSPASDTYIVFGEAKIEDLSQQAQLAAAEKFKVQGEATAKIQDNTQTPTVQEESEEEEVDETGVEVKDIELVMSQANVSRAKAVRALKNNNNDIVNAIMELTM; from the exons ATGCCTGGCGAAGCAACAGAAACGGTCCCAGTCACCGAGCAGGAGATGCAGCAGCCTCAAGCGGAGACTG CTCCGCCTCCTGCCCCAGCTTCCACCCAGCAACCTCAGGTAGCTTCTGGCCCCGCAAAGGCCAAAGGCAAAGATGCCAAGAGTGGGCAGGGTTATTCTGCCCCAAAGGCTGTACCTGGCAGAAGAAAACGTTCCTCTATGtctgcctcttcctcctcacccACTTCACCTAAATCTACTCCCTCCTCTACTCCCCGGTCACCCGTGGTGTCACCTTTGACATCACCTTTAGCATCACCTTTGGCTTCCTCGGCCAGTAGCTCCCCTGCCAATCGTTCTGCCCCGAAAGTGGTTAAGGCTGGCAAACAAGGAAAGGCTAAGAAAGGAGAGGCATTTGAGCCTGCTCCTGTCCAGGTAGATCACAAAGTCCCAGACGTAAAGGAAAGGTCAGAGGAACCTAACTTGAAGAAATCTATGACTACTGAAGCTAAAGCTTTCCCAATTGAGACAAAATCTCAGCCACCCCCTGCATTTAAAGTCACCCCAAAGCCTGCTGTTGCAGCACCAATTTCATTCTCGGATGCTATTGCTTCAAGCCCCCCAAAATCTGGTGGAAAGGTTGCTTCTGCAAAACCCGTATTGCTTATGGTCGATGATGAGCTTCCTCCACTTATCCCACCTGAGAAGCTTGGTAAAATGCAAGTCTCTGCACCTCTTGTTGCCAAAGAGAGCACAAAGCCTGCTATGTCTCCTTCTGAACCTAGTCCTAAAGGGGCTATTTCTGCTCCTCCAGAGGTCAGTAAAGCCAAGATGGGTATTGAACCCAAACCTTTGCCTGTCGAAGCTCCTAAGGCAGCAGCCCCAGTGAAAACTGTAGCtcaggaggtcattaagccttCTCCTACAGATTCCAAGGCTAAATCTGCTGCTGGCAAGACTGGCCAAGacaaacctgctgctgctgtgaagcCAGCAGATGAGACCAAATTGATCTCTAACACAGGTCCTAAACAGGTTGAGGACATTAAAGTTGCCAAGCCAAATGCTGGTGTAAAGTCAACCCCTCCTGAGGTTACCAAACAAGCACCCGAAAAGGGTGCTGTGGTAGTTAATAAGGCTCAGTCGGTTGACTTGAAGGCAACAGCTGCTGAGGCCCCCAAACAAGCCAAACCAATAGCTGCTGAGGCACCTAAAGCAGATTCTGAGACTCCTAAACTGGTCAAACAAACCGAGGGACCCAAAAAGGCCAAAGCCACCTCCACCGAGGCACCTAGGCCAGCCCCAGAAGTGGCGAAGCAGGCGGCCACCGAGACATCCAAACAGGCTAAGCAGGCAGCCCCCGAGGCACTCAAGCAAGCGGCTGCCGAGGCACCCAAACAAGCCAAGCAG GTGCCCAAACAGGCTAAGCAGGAGAGCCCTGAGGCACCCAAACAGGATAGAAAGGAGGCTCCCGAGGCACCCAAACAGGCTAAGCAGGCGGCCCCCGAGGCACCCAAACAGGCTAAACAGGCGGCCCCCGAGGCACCCAAACAGGCTAAACAGGCGGCCCCCGAGGCACCCAAACAGGCTAAGCAGGCGGCCCCAGAG GCACCCAAACAGGCTAAGCAGGCGGCCCCCGAGGCACCCAAACAGGCTAAGCAGGCGGCCCCCGAGGCACCCAAACAGGCTAAGCAGGCGGCCCCCGAGGCACCCAAACAGGCTAAGCAGGCGGCCCCCGAGGCACCCAAACAGGCTAAGCAGGCGGCCCCCGAGGCACCCAAACAGGCTAAGCAGGCGTCTCCCGAGGCACCCAAACAGGCTAATCAG GAGGCTCCCGAGGCACCCAAACAGGCAAAGCAGGCGGCGTCTGAGGCACCCAAACAGGCTAAGCAGGCGTCTCCCGAG GCACCCAAACAGGCTAAGCAGGCGTCTCCCGAGGCACCCAAACAGGCTAAGCAGGTGGCTGCAGACGCCCCTAAAACATCTGAGGCTTCTCCATTGGCCAAAGCAACAGCCCCTGACAGTGCAGGCCAAACCAAGCAGGCCAAACCAGTCGAGGTGCCCAAACAAGCCAAACCAACTGCTGCTGAAGCACCTAAACCAGCTACTGAGAGTCCTAAACCAGCTAAACCGAAGGCTGATGAGGCACCTAAACAAGCCAAGCAAACTACTGAAGTTCCCTCAAAACCTGCTCTAGTTGAGCCTATTGTTCCGCCCCCAGCCCCACGTAAACTTACTTTTGCCGAGGCAGTTGCAAAACCTGCACCTGTCAAGCCTGACGCTGAGAAAATCAGCACTGCTCCCTCTAATCATGTCATATCATCTAAACCTGCTGAAACCCCAGCCAAGATGGAGTCTGTGATCAAGGACGACAATG GATCTGGCACAGAGTCGGACAGTGATGACTCAGTTCCTGAGCTGGAAGAACAGGACTCTGCACAGACACAGACGCAACAAGCTCAG cttgcagctgctgctgaaataGACGAAGAGCCTGTAAGCAAAGCCAAACAGAGCCGCAGTGAAAAGAAGGCACGAAAG GCCATGTCAAAGCTTGGACTCAGGCAGGTAACAGGGGTCACCAGGGTCACCATTCGCAAATCAAAGAACATCTTGTTCGTCATCACCAAACCAGACGTCTACAAGAGCCCTGCGTCAGATACATACATCGTCTTCGGTGAAGCTAAG ATTGAAGATCTTTCTCAGCAAGCCCAGctggctgcagcagaaaagTTCAAGGTACAGGGAGAAGCTACAGCAAAGATCCAGGACAACACACAGACGCCCACAGTACAGGAGGAAAGCGAAGAGGAAGAG GTTGATGAGACCGGAGTCGAGGTGAAGGACATCGAACTCGTCATGTCACAAGCCAACGTGTCGCGGGCAAAGGCTGTACGCGccctgaaaaacaacaacaacgacaTTGTCAACGCTATTATG GAGTTGACAATGTAA
- the naca gene encoding nascent polypeptide-associated complex subunit alpha isoform X42, producing MPGEATETVPVTEQEMQQPQAETAPPPAPASTQQPQVASGPAKAKGKDAKSGQGYSAPKAVPGRRKRSSMSASSSSPTSPKSTPSSTPRSPVVSPLTSPLASPLASSASSSPANRSAPKVVKAGKQGKAKKGEAFEPAPVQVDHKVPDVKERSEEPNLKKSMTTEAKAFPIETKSQPPPAFKVTPKPAVAAPISFSDAIASSPPKSGGKVASAKPVLLMVDDELPPLIPPEKLGKMQVSAPLVAKESTKPAMSPSEPSPKGAISAPPEVSKAKMGIEPKPLPVEAPKAAAPVKTVAQEVIKPSPTDSKAKSAAGKTGQDKPAAAVKPADETKLISNTGPKQVEDIKVAKPNAGVKSTPPEVTKQAPEKGAVVVNKAQSVDLKATAAEAPKQAKPIAAEAPKADSETPKLVKQTEGPKKAKATSTEAPRPAPEVAKQAATETSKQAKQAAPEALKQAAAEAPKQAKQVPKQAKQESPEAPKQDRKEAPEAPKQAASEAPIQAKQASPEAPKQANQVPKQAKQESPEAPKQDRKEAPEAPKQAKQASPEAPKQAKQVAADAPKTSEASPLAKATAPDSAGQTKQAKPVEVPKQAKPTAAEAPKPATESPKPAKPKADEAPKQAKQTTEVPSKPALVEPIVPPPAPRKLTFAEAVAKPAPVKPDAEKISTAPSNHVISSKPAETPAKMESVIKDDNGSGTESDSDDSVPELEEQDSAQTQTQQAQLAAAAEIDEEPVSKAKQSRSEKKARKAMSKLGLRQVTGVTRVTIRKSKNILFVITKPDVYKSPASDTYIVFGEAKIEDLSQQAQLAAAEKFKVQGEATAKIQDNTQTPTVQEESEEEEVDETGVEVKDIELVMSQANVSRAKAVRALKNNNNDIVNAIMELTM from the exons ATGCCTGGCGAAGCAACAGAAACGGTCCCAGTCACCGAGCAGGAGATGCAGCAGCCTCAAGCGGAGACTG CTCCGCCTCCTGCCCCAGCTTCCACCCAGCAACCTCAGGTAGCTTCTGGCCCCGCAAAGGCCAAAGGCAAAGATGCCAAGAGTGGGCAGGGTTATTCTGCCCCAAAGGCTGTACCTGGCAGAAGAAAACGTTCCTCTATGtctgcctcttcctcctcacccACTTCACCTAAATCTACTCCCTCCTCTACTCCCCGGTCACCCGTGGTGTCACCTTTGACATCACCTTTAGCATCACCTTTGGCTTCCTCGGCCAGTAGCTCCCCTGCCAATCGTTCTGCCCCGAAAGTGGTTAAGGCTGGCAAACAAGGAAAGGCTAAGAAAGGAGAGGCATTTGAGCCTGCTCCTGTCCAGGTAGATCACAAAGTCCCAGACGTAAAGGAAAGGTCAGAGGAACCTAACTTGAAGAAATCTATGACTACTGAAGCTAAAGCTTTCCCAATTGAGACAAAATCTCAGCCACCCCCTGCATTTAAAGTCACCCCAAAGCCTGCTGTTGCAGCACCAATTTCATTCTCGGATGCTATTGCTTCAAGCCCCCCAAAATCTGGTGGAAAGGTTGCTTCTGCAAAACCCGTATTGCTTATGGTCGATGATGAGCTTCCTCCACTTATCCCACCTGAGAAGCTTGGTAAAATGCAAGTCTCTGCACCTCTTGTTGCCAAAGAGAGCACAAAGCCTGCTATGTCTCCTTCTGAACCTAGTCCTAAAGGGGCTATTTCTGCTCCTCCAGAGGTCAGTAAAGCCAAGATGGGTATTGAACCCAAACCTTTGCCTGTCGAAGCTCCTAAGGCAGCAGCCCCAGTGAAAACTGTAGCtcaggaggtcattaagccttCTCCTACAGATTCCAAGGCTAAATCTGCTGCTGGCAAGACTGGCCAAGacaaacctgctgctgctgtgaagcCAGCAGATGAGACCAAATTGATCTCTAACACAGGTCCTAAACAGGTTGAGGACATTAAAGTTGCCAAGCCAAATGCTGGTGTAAAGTCAACCCCTCCTGAGGTTACCAAACAAGCACCCGAAAAGGGTGCTGTGGTAGTTAATAAGGCTCAGTCGGTTGACTTGAAGGCAACAGCTGCTGAGGCCCCCAAACAAGCCAAACCAATAGCTGCTGAGGCACCTAAAGCAGATTCTGAGACTCCTAAACTGGTCAAACAAACCGAGGGACCCAAAAAGGCCAAAGCCACCTCCACCGAGGCACCTAGGCCAGCCCCAGAAGTGGCGAAGCAGGCGGCCACCGAGACATCCAAACAGGCTAAGCAGGCAGCCCCCGAGGCACTCAAGCAAGCGGCTGCCGAGGCACCCAAACAAGCCAAGCAG GTGCCCAAACAGGCTAAGCAGGAGAGCCCTGAGGCACCCAAACAGGATAGAAAGGAGGCTCCCGAG GCACCCAAACAGGCGGCCTCCGAGGCACCCATACAGGCTAAGCAGGCGTCTCCCGAGGCACCCAAACAGGCTAATCAGGTGCCCAAACAGGCTAAGCAGGAGAGCCCTGAGGCACCCAAGCAGGATAGAAAGGAGGCTCCCGAGGCACCCAAACAGGCTAAGCAGGCGTCTCCCGAGGCACCCAAACAGGCTAAGCAGGTGGCTGCAGACGCCCCTAAAACATCTGAGGCTTCTCCATTGGCCAAAGCAACAGCCCCTGACAGTGCAGGCCAAACCAAGCAGGCCAAACCAGTCGAGGTGCCCAAACAAGCCAAACCAACTGCTGCTGAAGCACCTAAACCAGCTACTGAGAGTCCTAAACCAGCTAAACCGAAGGCTGATGAGGCACCTAAACAAGCCAAGCAAACTACTGAAGTTCCCTCAAAACCTGCTCTAGTTGAGCCTATTGTTCCGCCCCCAGCCCCACGTAAACTTACTTTTGCCGAGGCAGTTGCAAAACCTGCACCTGTCAAGCCTGACGCTGAGAAAATCAGCACTGCTCCCTCTAATCATGTCATATCATCTAAACCTGCTGAAACCCCAGCCAAGATGGAGTCTGTGATCAAGGACGACAATG GATCTGGCACAGAGTCGGACAGTGATGACTCAGTTCCTGAGCTGGAAGAACAGGACTCTGCACAGACACAGACGCAACAAGCTCAG cttgcagctgctgctgaaataGACGAAGAGCCTGTAAGCAAAGCCAAACAGAGCCGCAGTGAAAAGAAGGCACGAAAG GCCATGTCAAAGCTTGGACTCAGGCAGGTAACAGGGGTCACCAGGGTCACCATTCGCAAATCAAAGAACATCTTGTTCGTCATCACCAAACCAGACGTCTACAAGAGCCCTGCGTCAGATACATACATCGTCTTCGGTGAAGCTAAG ATTGAAGATCTTTCTCAGCAAGCCCAGctggctgcagcagaaaagTTCAAGGTACAGGGAGAAGCTACAGCAAAGATCCAGGACAACACACAGACGCCCACAGTACAGGAGGAAAGCGAAGAGGAAGAG GTTGATGAGACCGGAGTCGAGGTGAAGGACATCGAACTCGTCATGTCACAAGCCAACGTGTCGCGGGCAAAGGCTGTACGCGccctgaaaaacaacaacaacgacaTTGTCAACGCTATTATG GAGTTGACAATGTAA
- the naca gene encoding nascent polypeptide-associated complex subunit alpha isoform X38: protein MPGEATETVPVTEQEMQQPQAETAPPPAPASTQQPQVASGPAKAKGKDAKSGQGYSAPKAVPGRRKRSSMSASSSSPTSPKSTPSSTPRSPVVSPLTSPLASPLASSASSSPANRSAPKVVKAGKQGKAKKGEAFEPAPVQVDHKVPDVKERSEEPNLKKSMTTEAKAFPIETKSQPPPAFKVTPKPAVAAPISFSDAIASSPPKSGGKVASAKPVLLMVDDELPPLIPPEKLGKMQVSAPLVAKESTKPAMSPSEPSPKGAISAPPEVSKAKMGIEPKPLPVEAPKAAAPVKTVAQEVIKPSPTDSKAKSAAGKTGQDKPAAAVKPADETKLISNTGPKQVEDIKVAKPNAGVKSTPPEVTKQAPEKGAVVVNKAQSVDLKATAAEAPKQAKPIAAEAPKADSETPKLVKQTEGPKKAKATSTEAPRPAPEVAKQAATETSKQAKQAAPEALKQAAAEAPKQAKQVPKQAKQESPEAPKQDRKEAPEAPKQAKQAAPEAPKQAKQAAPEAPKQAKQAAPEAPKQAKQVPKQAKQESPEAPKQDRKEAPEAPKQAASEAPIQAKQASPEAPKQANQVPKQAKQESPEAPKQDRKEAPEAPKQAKQASPEAPKQAKQVAADAPKTSEASPLAKATAPDSAGQTKQAKPVEVPKQAKPTAAEAPKPATESPKPAKPKADEAPKQAKQTTEVPSKPALVEPIVPPPAPRKLTFAEAVAKPAPVKPDAEKISTAPSNHVISSKPAETPAKMESVIKDDNGSGTESDSDDSVPELEEQDSAQTQTQQAQLAAAAEIDEEPVSKAKQSRSEKKARKAMSKLGLRQVTGVTRVTIRKSKNILFVITKPDVYKSPASDTYIVFGEAKIEDLSQQAQLAAAEKFKVQGEATAKIQDNTQTPTVQEESEEEEVDETGVEVKDIELVMSQANVSRAKAVRALKNNNNDIVNAIMELTM from the exons ATGCCTGGCGAAGCAACAGAAACGGTCCCAGTCACCGAGCAGGAGATGCAGCAGCCTCAAGCGGAGACTG CTCCGCCTCCTGCCCCAGCTTCCACCCAGCAACCTCAGGTAGCTTCTGGCCCCGCAAAGGCCAAAGGCAAAGATGCCAAGAGTGGGCAGGGTTATTCTGCCCCAAAGGCTGTACCTGGCAGAAGAAAACGTTCCTCTATGtctgcctcttcctcctcacccACTTCACCTAAATCTACTCCCTCCTCTACTCCCCGGTCACCCGTGGTGTCACCTTTGACATCACCTTTAGCATCACCTTTGGCTTCCTCGGCCAGTAGCTCCCCTGCCAATCGTTCTGCCCCGAAAGTGGTTAAGGCTGGCAAACAAGGAAAGGCTAAGAAAGGAGAGGCATTTGAGCCTGCTCCTGTCCAGGTAGATCACAAAGTCCCAGACGTAAAGGAAAGGTCAGAGGAACCTAACTTGAAGAAATCTATGACTACTGAAGCTAAAGCTTTCCCAATTGAGACAAAATCTCAGCCACCCCCTGCATTTAAAGTCACCCCAAAGCCTGCTGTTGCAGCACCAATTTCATTCTCGGATGCTATTGCTTCAAGCCCCCCAAAATCTGGTGGAAAGGTTGCTTCTGCAAAACCCGTATTGCTTATGGTCGATGATGAGCTTCCTCCACTTATCCCACCTGAGAAGCTTGGTAAAATGCAAGTCTCTGCACCTCTTGTTGCCAAAGAGAGCACAAAGCCTGCTATGTCTCCTTCTGAACCTAGTCCTAAAGGGGCTATTTCTGCTCCTCCAGAGGTCAGTAAAGCCAAGATGGGTATTGAACCCAAACCTTTGCCTGTCGAAGCTCCTAAGGCAGCAGCCCCAGTGAAAACTGTAGCtcaggaggtcattaagccttCTCCTACAGATTCCAAGGCTAAATCTGCTGCTGGCAAGACTGGCCAAGacaaacctgctgctgctgtgaagcCAGCAGATGAGACCAAATTGATCTCTAACACAGGTCCTAAACAGGTTGAGGACATTAAAGTTGCCAAGCCAAATGCTGGTGTAAAGTCAACCCCTCCTGAGGTTACCAAACAAGCACCCGAAAAGGGTGCTGTGGTAGTTAATAAGGCTCAGTCGGTTGACTTGAAGGCAACAGCTGCTGAGGCCCCCAAACAAGCCAAACCAATAGCTGCTGAGGCACCTAAAGCAGATTCTGAGACTCCTAAACTGGTCAAACAAACCGAGGGACCCAAAAAGGCCAAAGCCACCTCCACCGAGGCACCTAGGCCAGCCCCAGAAGTGGCGAAGCAGGCGGCCACCGAGACATCCAAACAGGCTAAGCAGGCAGCCCCCGAGGCACTCAAGCAAGCGGCTGCCGAGGCACCCAAACAAGCCAAGCAG GTGCCCAAACAGGCTAAGCAGGAGAGCCCTGAGGCACCCAAACAGGATAGAAAGGAGGCTCCCGAGGCACCCAAACAGGCTAAGCAGGCGGCCCCCGAGGCACCCAAACAGGCTAAACAGGCGGCCCCCGAGGCACCCAAACAGGCTAAACAGGCGGCCCCCGAGGCACCCAAACAGGCTAAGCAG GTGCCCAAACAGGCTAAGCAGGAGAGCCCTGAGGCACCCAAACAGGATAGAAAGGAGGCTCCCGAG GCACCCAAACAGGCGGCCTCCGAGGCACCCATACAGGCTAAGCAGGCGTCTCCCGAGGCACCCAAACAGGCTAATCAGGTGCCCAAACAGGCTAAGCAGGAGAGCCCTGAGGCACCCAAGCAGGATAGAAAGGAGGCTCCCGAGGCACCCAAACAGGCTAAGCAGGCGTCTCCCGAGGCACCCAAACAGGCTAAGCAGGTGGCTGCAGACGCCCCTAAAACATCTGAGGCTTCTCCATTGGCCAAAGCAACAGCCCCTGACAGTGCAGGCCAAACCAAGCAGGCCAAACCAGTCGAGGTGCCCAAACAAGCCAAACCAACTGCTGCTGAAGCACCTAAACCAGCTACTGAGAGTCCTAAACCAGCTAAACCGAAGGCTGATGAGGCACCTAAACAAGCCAAGCAAACTACTGAAGTTCCCTCAAAACCTGCTCTAGTTGAGCCTATTGTTCCGCCCCCAGCCCCACGTAAACTTACTTTTGCCGAGGCAGTTGCAAAACCTGCACCTGTCAAGCCTGACGCTGAGAAAATCAGCACTGCTCCCTCTAATCATGTCATATCATCTAAACCTGCTGAAACCCCAGCCAAGATGGAGTCTGTGATCAAGGACGACAATG GATCTGGCACAGAGTCGGACAGTGATGACTCAGTTCCTGAGCTGGAAGAACAGGACTCTGCACAGACACAGACGCAACAAGCTCAG cttgcagctgctgctgaaataGACGAAGAGCCTGTAAGCAAAGCCAAACAGAGCCGCAGTGAAAAGAAGGCACGAAAG GCCATGTCAAAGCTTGGACTCAGGCAGGTAACAGGGGTCACCAGGGTCACCATTCGCAAATCAAAGAACATCTTGTTCGTCATCACCAAACCAGACGTCTACAAGAGCCCTGCGTCAGATACATACATCGTCTTCGGTGAAGCTAAG ATTGAAGATCTTTCTCAGCAAGCCCAGctggctgcagcagaaaagTTCAAGGTACAGGGAGAAGCTACAGCAAAGATCCAGGACAACACACAGACGCCCACAGTACAGGAGGAAAGCGAAGAGGAAGAG GTTGATGAGACCGGAGTCGAGGTGAAGGACATCGAACTCGTCATGTCACAAGCCAACGTGTCGCGGGCAAAGGCTGTACGCGccctgaaaaacaacaacaacgacaTTGTCAACGCTATTATG GAGTTGACAATGTAA
- the naca gene encoding nascent polypeptide-associated complex subunit alpha isoform X43: MPGEATETVPVTEQEMQQPQAETAPPPAPASTQQPQVASGPAKAKGKDAKSGQGYSAPKAVPGRRKRSSMSASSSSPTSPKSTPSSTPRSPVVSPLTSPLASPLASSASSSPANRSAPKVVKAGKQGKAKKGEAFEPAPVQVDHKVPDVKERSEEPNLKKSMTTEAKAFPIETKSQPPPAFKVTPKPAVAAPISFSDAIASSPPKSGGKVASAKPVLLMVDDELPPLIPPEKLGKMQVSAPLVAKESTKPAMSPSEPSPKGAISAPPEVSKAKMGIEPKPLPVEAPKAAAPVKTVAQEVIKPSPTDSKAKSAAGKTGQDKPAAAVKPADETKLISNTGPKQVEDIKVAKPNAGVKSTPPEVTKQAPEKGAVVVNKAQSVDLKATAAEAPKQAKPIAAEAPKADSETPKLVKQTEGPKKAKATSTEAPRPAPEVAKQAATETSKQAKQAAPEALKQAAAEAPKQAKQVPKQAKQESPEAPKQDRKEAPEAPKQAKQASPEAPKQAKQESPEAPKQDRKEAPEAPKQAKQASPEAPKQAKQVAADAPKTSEASPLAKATAPDSAGQTKQAKPVEVPKQAKPTAAEAPKPATESPKPAKPKADEAPKQAKQTTEVPSKPALVEPIVPPPAPRKLTFAEAVAKPAPVKPDAEKISTAPSNHVISSKPAETPAKMESVIKDDNGSGTESDSDDSVPELEEQDSAQTQTQQAQLAAAAEIDEEPVSKAKQSRSEKKARKAMSKLGLRQVTGVTRVTIRKSKNILFVITKPDVYKSPASDTYIVFGEAKIEDLSQQAQLAAAEKFKVQGEATAKIQDNTQTPTVQEESEEEEVDETGVEVKDIELVMSQANVSRAKAVRALKNNNNDIVNAIMELTM; this comes from the exons ATGCCTGGCGAAGCAACAGAAACGGTCCCAGTCACCGAGCAGGAGATGCAGCAGCCTCAAGCGGAGACTG CTCCGCCTCCTGCCCCAGCTTCCACCCAGCAACCTCAGGTAGCTTCTGGCCCCGCAAAGGCCAAAGGCAAAGATGCCAAGAGTGGGCAGGGTTATTCTGCCCCAAAGGCTGTACCTGGCAGAAGAAAACGTTCCTCTATGtctgcctcttcctcctcacccACTTCACCTAAATCTACTCCCTCCTCTACTCCCCGGTCACCCGTGGTGTCACCTTTGACATCACCTTTAGCATCACCTTTGGCTTCCTCGGCCAGTAGCTCCCCTGCCAATCGTTCTGCCCCGAAAGTGGTTAAGGCTGGCAAACAAGGAAAGGCTAAGAAAGGAGAGGCATTTGAGCCTGCTCCTGTCCAGGTAGATCACAAAGTCCCAGACGTAAAGGAAAGGTCAGAGGAACCTAACTTGAAGAAATCTATGACTACTGAAGCTAAAGCTTTCCCAATTGAGACAAAATCTCAGCCACCCCCTGCATTTAAAGTCACCCCAAAGCCTGCTGTTGCAGCACCAATTTCATTCTCGGATGCTATTGCTTCAAGCCCCCCAAAATCTGGTGGAAAGGTTGCTTCTGCAAAACCCGTATTGCTTATGGTCGATGATGAGCTTCCTCCACTTATCCCACCTGAGAAGCTTGGTAAAATGCAAGTCTCTGCACCTCTTGTTGCCAAAGAGAGCACAAAGCCTGCTATGTCTCCTTCTGAACCTAGTCCTAAAGGGGCTATTTCTGCTCCTCCAGAGGTCAGTAAAGCCAAGATGGGTATTGAACCCAAACCTTTGCCTGTCGAAGCTCCTAAGGCAGCAGCCCCAGTGAAAACTGTAGCtcaggaggtcattaagccttCTCCTACAGATTCCAAGGCTAAATCTGCTGCTGGCAAGACTGGCCAAGacaaacctgctgctgctgtgaagcCAGCAGATGAGACCAAATTGATCTCTAACACAGGTCCTAAACAGGTTGAGGACATTAAAGTTGCCAAGCCAAATGCTGGTGTAAAGTCAACCCCTCCTGAGGTTACCAAACAAGCACCCGAAAAGGGTGCTGTGGTAGTTAATAAGGCTCAGTCGGTTGACTTGAAGGCAACAGCTGCTGAGGCCCCCAAACAAGCCAAACCAATAGCTGCTGAGGCACCTAAAGCAGATTCTGAGACTCCTAAACTGGTCAAACAAACCGAGGGACCCAAAAAGGCCAAAGCCACCTCCACCGAGGCACCTAGGCCAGCCCCAGAAGTGGCGAAGCAGGCGGCCACCGAGACATCCAAACAGGCTAAGCAGGCAGCCCCCGAGGCACTCAAGCAAGCGGCTGCCGAGGCACCCAAACAAGCCAAGCAG GTGCCCAAACAGGCTAAGCAGGAGAGCCCTGAGGCACCCAAACAGGATAGAAAGGAGGCTCCCGAG GCACCCAAACAGGCTAAGCAGGCGTCTCCCGAGGCACCCAAACAG GCTAAGCAGGAGAGCCCTGAGGCACCCAAGCAGGATAGAAAGGAGGCTCCCGAGGCACCCAAACAGGCTAAGCAGGCGTCTCCCGAGGCACCCAAACAGGCTAAGCAGGTGGCTGCAGACGCCCCTAAAACATCTGAGGCTTCTCCATTGGCCAAAGCAACAGCCCCTGACAGTGCAGGCCAAACCAAGCAGGCCAAACCAGTCGAGGTGCCCAAACAAGCCAAACCAACTGCTGCTGAAGCACCTAAACCAGCTACTGAGAGTCCTAAACCAGCTAAACCGAAGGCTGATGAGGCACCTAAACAAGCCAAGCAAACTACTGAAGTTCCCTCAAAACCTGCTCTAGTTGAGCCTATTGTTCCGCCCCCAGCCCCACGTAAACTTACTTTTGCCGAGGCAGTTGCAAAACCTGCACCTGTCAAGCCTGACGCTGAGAAAATCAGCACTGCTCCCTCTAATCATGTCATATCATCTAAACCTGCTGAAACCCCAGCCAAGATGGAGTCTGTGATCAAGGACGACAATG GATCTGGCACAGAGTCGGACAGTGATGACTCAGTTCCTGAGCTGGAAGAACAGGACTCTGCACAGACACAGACGCAACAAGCTCAG cttgcagctgctgctgaaataGACGAAGAGCCTGTAAGCAAAGCCAAACAGAGCCGCAGTGAAAAGAAGGCACGAAAG GCCATGTCAAAGCTTGGACTCAGGCAGGTAACAGGGGTCACCAGGGTCACCATTCGCAAATCAAAGAACATCTTGTTCGTCATCACCAAACCAGACGTCTACAAGAGCCCTGCGTCAGATACATACATCGTCTTCGGTGAAGCTAAG ATTGAAGATCTTTCTCAGCAAGCCCAGctggctgcagcagaaaagTTCAAGGTACAGGGAGAAGCTACAGCAAAGATCCAGGACAACACACAGACGCCCACAGTACAGGAGGAAAGCGAAGAGGAAGAG GTTGATGAGACCGGAGTCGAGGTGAAGGACATCGAACTCGTCATGTCACAAGCCAACGTGTCGCGGGCAAAGGCTGTACGCGccctgaaaaacaacaacaacgacaTTGTCAACGCTATTATG GAGTTGACAATGTAA